In Nitrosarchaeum koreense MY1, one genomic interval encodes:
- a CDS encoding DNA-3-methyladenine glycosylase 2 — translation MIDYSTINIENTINSGQVFLWKKQDDFWYGVNGQDILKINNSGNVISYSNKKYDFFRSNDNIEKIIKSISKDKTTKIAVKKYLGLRLIRQDPFQCFISFIVSSNSNIQKIKSSLEKISIKFGTKIKFDNQEFYGFPEPIKIANASIQEIQSCGVGYRAKFIIDAAKMVESNEIDFEHLKKLNYHDAKETILTVFGIGNKVADCVLLFSLEKTEAFPLDTWMIRILKKYYLEKFEIETKSITEKQYNILHEKIVNYFGPYAGYAQQFLFKMERENYQKKWL, via the coding sequence ATGATAGATTATAGTACAATTAACATAGAAAATACAATAAATAGTGGACAGGTTTTTCTTTGGAAAAAACAAGATGATTTTTGGTATGGTGTTAATGGTCAAGATATTTTAAAAATAAATAATTCAGGAAATGTCATATCATATAGTAATAAAAAATATGATTTTTTTAGAAGTAATGACAACATTGAAAAAATAATTAAATCAATTTCAAAAGACAAAACAACAAAAATTGCTGTAAAAAAATATCTCGGATTAAGATTGATCAGACAAGATCCATTTCAGTGTTTTATATCATTTATTGTTTCTTCAAATTCCAATATTCAGAAAATTAAATCAAGTCTAGAAAAAATTTCTATAAAATTTGGTACAAAGATTAAATTTGATAACCAAGAATTTTATGGTTTTCCAGAACCAATCAAAATAGCAAATGCATCTATTCAAGAAATTCAAAGTTGTGGTGTGGGATATAGAGCAAAATTCATTATTGATGCAGCAAAAATGGTAGAATCAAACGAAATAGATTTTGAACATCTTAAAAAATTAAATTATCATGATGCAAAAGAGACAATTCTAACTGTATTTGGAATTGGAAATAAAGTTGCAGATTGTGTTTTGTTATTTTCACTTGAAAAGACAGAAGCATTCCCATTAGACACTTGGATGATTAGAATTTTAAAAAAATATTATTTAGAAAAATTTGAAATTGAGACAAAATCAATTACAGAAAAACAATATAATATATTACATGAAAAAATTGTAAATTATTTTGGGCCATATGCTGGATATGCACAACAGTTTTTGTTTAAAATGGAAAGAGAGAATTACCAGAAAAAATGGTTGTAA
- a CDS encoding cupredoxin domain-containing protein produces the protein MSATSSHAYGIGVMAIIIGASVGVVFYTSFYLPESLMKPSVDEHILHPVKETIIEIIEGSASSAQQDNFVPKLVNIQLGIDNQVIWKNVDTTAHTVTPDHRTEDSYSGVFGSQGVIKPGYDYEFLFTEDAIIEYHCEPHPWMKGKLEITKQRF, from the coding sequence TTGAGTGCAACATCAAGTCATGCATATGGCATTGGAGTTATGGCAATAATCATTGGCGCATCTGTAGGGGTAGTATTTTATACATCATTTTATCTTCCAGAATCTTTAATGAAGCCTTCTGTTGATGAGCATATCTTACATCCTGTAAAAGAAACTATTATTGAAATCATTGAAGGTTCTGCTAGCTCTGCTCAACAAGATAATTTTGTACCAAAATTAGTTAACATTCAATTGGGAATTGACAATCAAGTTATTTGGAAAAATGTTGATACAACTGCACATACTGTAACTCCAGATCATAGAACTGAAGACTCTTACAGTGGCGTTTTTGGTTCACAAGGTGTTATAAAACCTGGATATGACTATGAGTTTCTTTTCACAGAAGATGCAATAATAGAATATCATTGTGAACCACATCCATGGATGAAAGGTAAATTGGAAATTACAAAACAAAGATTCTAG